The window TCTTGGTGCTGGTGGCAACCACCTCCATGCCCAAGTCTTTCGCTGCCGAAATAATCGACCAACTCTTCACACCCCCGGTATAAAGGACTACTCGTTTCCCTTTGAGTCGAGCACGATAGGGGGCGAGGGCTTCGTCTAGGGCGGCTGTTTCTTCAACAATCAGCTTTTCGACACGCTCCTGCAAATCGGCATCGCCTATTTTTAAGGCAATGTTTCGCAGACAGCGGTTCATATCCTCCACACCGTAAAATGATTCTTCGATGTAAGGGATGCCATAGCGTTCCTCCATCTTTCTCGCCATGTTGATCAGTGCTTTCGAGCAGATCATCACGTTGAGCTTGGCACGGTGGGAATACGCAATTTGGTTGTATTTTCCATCACCTGTAATTTTGGCGAGAACACGGATGCCGAGTTTCTCGAACAATGGCGTCACACCCCACATTTCACCCGCGATGTTGTATTCACCAATCAGGTTAATGTCATAGGGGGTGGTAAGCTCAGGCTCCTGTGTTCCCACCACATACTCTAAAAGGCTCTCCCCGCCGACGCGGTTTCCCAGGTTTTTGCTCCCGATAAACCCAGGAGAATTGACGGGGATGACTGGAGTGCCCGTTTTCTTAGCGGCAGCTTGACAAACGGCGTCGATGTCGTCACCAATCAGGGCGGTAACGCAAGTCGAGTAGACAAATACCGCCTCTGGTTGGTAGCGCTGTTGCACCTCCAGGATGGCTTTGTAGAGCTTTTTCTCTCCACCGAAGATGACATCATTCTCACCCAAGTCAGTGGTGAAGCCCATTTTGTAAACCATCGGGCCAGAGGAGAGACTGCCGCGACTCCCCCAGGAATTGCCAGCGCAGGCAATTGGGCCGTGTACTAAATGAGCAGCATCGGTGATTGGCACTAAGGCAATCATTGCTCCGTCAAAGGCGCAGCCACCTTGAGCGGCTCCCGGCTGAGCTACTTGTGTGCAATATTTGTTTTTCTTTTGCCCATTTTTTTGGTGATTGTGCTCGCAACCTGGCTCAGTGAGCAGCTCATTGATTTTGCCTTGGGTGATTTTCATGTTTCTCTGTGCGATGAGGGCGAGTAGCGACTAGCTATGAGAAATTCCCAACTA of the Allocoleopsis franciscana PCC 7113 genome contains:
- the nifE gene encoding nitrogenase iron-molybdenum cofactor biosynthesis protein NifE — protein: MKITQGKINELLTEPGCEHNHQKNGQKKNKYCTQVAQPGAAQGGCAFDGAMIALVPITDAAHLVHGPIACAGNSWGSRGSLSSGPMVYKMGFTTDLGENDVIFGGEKKLYKAILEVQQRYQPEAVFVYSTCVTALIGDDIDAVCQAAAKKTGTPVIPVNSPGFIGSKNLGNRVGGESLLEYVVGTQEPELTTPYDINLIGEYNIAGEMWGVTPLFEKLGIRVLAKITGDGKYNQIAYSHRAKLNVMICSKALINMARKMEERYGIPYIEESFYGVEDMNRCLRNIALKIGDADLQERVEKLIVEETAALDEALAPYRARLKGKRVVLYTGGVKSWSIISAAKDLGMEVVATSTKKSTEEDKARIKELLGKDGIMMEKGNAQELLRVIDKTKADMLIAGGRNQYTALKAKIPFLDINQERHHPYAGYVGMIEMARELDEALYSPVWEQVRKPAPWEQEVI